A stretch of the Ptychodera flava strain L36383 chromosome 18, AS_Pfla_20210202, whole genome shotgun sequence genome encodes the following:
- the LOC139116888 gene encoding tubulin beta-4B chain-like: MREIVSVQVGQCGNRIGEKFWKYVADEHELDRDGGYIGQQDSDHTGKAGVYFHETSRQYYVPRAVMADLEPSVIDGVKSGCLGRMFRPDNYIIGKEGSGAGNNFIKGYTNGQAELEEEVLDAVRKEVERCDRLQGFQIVHSIGGGTGSGAGALLIEKIRDQYADSILSTFSVVPSSDASGFSSTFIESVNALLSFGCLVQHSNATYCIDNEALDKIVSRARGKNRVYISPKQWYCDVNRLVASTMSGVTACLRFPGQLNTDLRKLATNMVPFPRLHFFMTSFAPMHTPRYLQYQAMTVAELANEMFDPKNIMVSCDPCHGRYITFAAVFRGRISVGDVESQIVQLRNKNHEQFVEWLPDHVQTAVCDIPLPHLEKSVTFLGNNTAIQELFKRILRDTRKLNSKSKPLCRLGRPFKHLYKRPKDRGDRAGGRDESRNRPPTPDDDESYELFHELFEDANENIRDLIGEYQTYQDAPPEVMSDTDSGEEEEEEEEE; this comes from the exons ATGCGTGAAATTGTGAGTGTTCAAGTAGGTCAGTGTGGCAACAGGATCGGCGAAAAG TTTTGGAAATATGTGGCGGATGAGCATGAACTTGACAGGGACGGTGGATACATAGGACAGCAGGACTCCGATCACACGGGAAAGGCTGGCGTGTACTTCCATGAAACGTCAAGGCAATATTACGTACCCCGTGCGGTCATGGCCGATTTGGAACCCTCTGTCATCGATGGAGTCAAGTCCGGATGTCTTGGGAGGATGTTCAGACCCGATAACTATATCATTG GGAAGGAAGGCTCTGGCGCCGGTAACAACTTCATAAAAGGGTACACGAACGGACAGGCCGAGTTAGAAGAGGAAGTACTGGATGCGGTCAGGAAAGAGGTTGAGAGGTGTGACCGACTCCAG GGATTCCAAATCGTACATTCTATTGGAGGCGGTACCGGGTCAGGTGCGGGCGCACTACTGATCGAGAAAATCCGTGATCAATATGCGGACAGTATACTCAGCACATTCAGCGTGGTCCCGTCATCTGACGCTTCGGGATTTTCAAGTACATTCATTGAATCCGTCAACGCTCTCCTGTCGTTTGGCTGCTTAGTGCAGCACAGTAACGCTACTTACTGCATCGATAACGAGGCCCTGGACAAAATTGTTTCACGTGCGCGAGGCAAAAACCGTGTGTACATTTCTCCAAAACAGTGGTACTGTGACGTTAATCGCCTCGTGGCTTCCACCATGAGCGGGGTCACTGCCTGTCTGCGGTTCCCGGGCCAGCTGAACACTGACCTGCGGAAGCTGGCGACGAACATGGTGCCGTTCCCGCGACTGCATTTTTTCATGACCAGCTTCGCGCCCATGCACACCCCTCGATATCTGCAATACCAAGCTATGACGGTAGCAGAGTTGGCCAACGAGATGTTCGACCCTAAAAACATCATGGTTTCGTGTGACCCTTGCCACGGACGTTACATAACATTTGCGGCTGTTTTCCGGGGTAGGATATCGGTGGGTGATGTAGAAAGTCAAATAGTCCAGTTACGGAATAAAAATCACGAACAGTTCGTTGAATGGCTTCCCGATCACGTGCAAACCGCAGTCTGTGACATCCCCTTGCCACACCTTGAAAAGTCAGTGACGTTTCTAGGCAACAACACCGCCATCCAAGAACTTTTCAAGCGCATCTTGCGTGACACCAGAAAGTTGAACAGTAAATCGAAGCCGCTCTGTCGGTTAGGTCGTCCGTTCAAGCATTTGTATAAACGTCCCAAAGATCGTGGAGACAGGGCAGGCGGCCGTGATGAATCTCGGAACAGACCACCAACTCCGGATGACGACGAATCGTACGAATTATTTCATGAACTATTCGAAGATGCGAACGAGAACATACGAGATTTGATAGGGGAATACCAAACGTACCAAGATGCACCGCCGGAAGTGATGAGTGATACAGATTCAGGAgaggaagaggaggaggaggaggaggaataG